One genomic region from Panthera tigris isolate Pti1 chromosome D1, P.tigris_Pti1_mat1.1, whole genome shotgun sequence encodes:
- the MEN1 gene encoding menin isoform X1, whose amino-acid sequence MPRPAAMGLKAAQKTLFPLRSIDDVVRLFAAELGREEPDLVLLSLVLGFVEHFLAVNRVIPTNVPELTFQPSPAPDPPGGLTYFPVADLSIIAALYARFTAQIRGAVDLSLYPREGGVSSRELVKKVSDVIWNSLSRSYFKDRAHIQSLFSFITGTKLDSSGVAFAVVGACQALGLRDVHLALSEDHAWVVFGPNGEQTAEVTWHGKGNEDRRGQTVNAGVAERSWLYLKGSYMRCDRKMEVAFMVCAINPSIDLHTDSLELLQLQQKLLWLLYDLGHLERYPMALGNLADLEELEPTPGRPDPLTLYHKGIASAKTYYRDEHIYPYMYLAGYHCRNRNVREALQAWADTATVIQDYNYCREDEEIYKEFFEVANDVIPNLLKEAASLLEAGEERPGEQTQGAQSQSSALQDPECFAHLLRFYDGICKWEEGSPTPVLHVGWATFLVQSLGRFEGQVRQKVRIVSREAEAAEAEELWGEEAREGRRRGPRRESKPEEPPPPKKPALDKGPGSGQGATSGPPRKPPGTVPGTARGPEGGSAAPAPAPAASPPPEGPVLTFQSEKMKGMKELLVATKINSSAIKLQLTAQSQVQMKKQKVSTPSDYTLSFLKRQRKGL is encoded by the exons AT GCCGAGGCCCGCCGCCATGGGGCTGAAGGCCGCCCAGAAGACGCTGTTCCCGCTGCGCTCCATCGACGACGTGGTGCGCCTGTTCGCTGCCGAGCTGGGCCGAGAGGAACCGGACCTGGTGCTCCTGTCCTTGGTACTGGGCTTCGTGGAGCATTTCCTAGCTGTCAACCGCGTCATCCCCACCAATGTGCCCGAGCTCACCTTCCAGCCCAGCCCCGCGCCCGACCCTCCTGGCGGCCTTACCTACTTCCCCGTGGCCGACCTGTCCATCATCGCCGCGCTGTATGCCCGCTTCACCGCCCAGATCCGTGGCGCCGTCGACCTGTCTCTCTACCCGCGAGAGGGGGGTGTCTCCAGCCGAGAACTGGTGAAGAAGGTCTCCGATGTCATCTGGAACAGCCTCAGCCGCTCCTACTTCAAGGATCGGGCCCACATCCAGTCCCTCTTCAGCTTCATCACAG GCACTAAACTGGACAGTTCTGGTGTGGCCTTTGCCGTGGTGGGGGCCTGCCAGGCTCTGGGTCTCCGGGATGTCCACCTCGCCCTGTCTGAGGACCACGCCTGGGTAGTGTTTGGGCCCAACGGAGAACAGACAGCTGAGGTCACCTGGCACGGCAAGGGCAACGAGGATCGCAGGGGCCAGACGGTCAACGCGGGTGTGGCCGAGCGG AGCTGGCTGTACCTGAAAGGATCGTACATGCGCTGCGACCGCAAGATGGAGGTGGCATTTATGGTGTGTGCCATCAACCCTTCCATTGACCTGCACACCGACTCCCTGGAACTGCTGCAGCTGCAGCAG AAGCTGCTCTGGCTGCTCTACGACCTGGGACATCTGGAAAG GTACCCCATGGCGCTGGGGAACCTGGCAGATCTGGAGGAACTGGAACCCACCCCTGGCCGACCAGACCCACTCACCCTCTACCACAAG ggcaTTGCCTCGGCCAAGACCTACTACCGGGATGAGCACATCTACCCCTACATGTACCTGGCTGGCTACCACTGTCGCAACCGCAACGTGCGCGAAGCCCTGCAGGCCTGGGCTGACACGGCCACTGTCATCCAGGA CTACAACTACTGCCGCGAGGACGAGGAGATCTACAAGGAGTTCTTCGAAGTAGCTAATGATGTCATCCCCAACCTGCTGAAGGAGGCAGCTAGCCTGCTGGAGGCCGGCGAGGAGCGGCCGGGGGAGCAGACCCAG GGTGCCCAGAGCCAGAGTTCCGCCCTCCAGGATCCAGAGTGCTTCGCCCACCTGCTGCGATTCTATGATGGCATCTGCAAATGGGAAGAGGGCAGCCCCACGCCCGTGCTGCACGTGGGCTGGGCCACCTTCCTCGTGCAGTCCCTAGGCCGATTTGAGGGGCAG GTGCGGCAGAAGGTGCGCATAGTGAGCCGCGAGGCCGAGGCGGCCGAGGCGGAAGAGCTGTGGGGCGAGGAAGCCCGGGAAGGACGGCGGCGAGGCCCGCGGCGTGAGTCCAAGCCAGAGGAGCCGCCGCCGCCTAAGAAACCGGCGCTGGACAAGGGCCCGGGCTCCGGCCAGGGTGCGACGTCGGGACCCCCGCGGAAACCCCCAGGGACAGTCCCGGGCACTGCCCGCGGCCCAGAAGGAGGCAGTGCGGCTCCAGCCCCTGCGCCCGCAGCGTCGCCACCACCCGAGGGGCCGGTGCTCACTTTCCAGAGCGAGAAGATGAAGGGCATGAAGGAGCTGCTGGTGGCCACCAAGATCAACTCGAGCGCCATCAAGCTGCAGCTCACGGCGCAGTCGCAAGTGCAGATGAAGAAGCAGAAGGTGTCTACACCTAGCGACTACACTCTTTCCTTCCTCAAGCGCCAGCGCAAAGGCCTCTGA
- the MEN1 gene encoding menin isoform X2, whose amino-acid sequence MGLKAAQKTLFPLRSIDDVVRLFAAELGREEPDLVLLSLVLGFVEHFLAVNRVIPTNVPELTFQPSPAPDPPGGLTYFPVADLSIIAALYARFTAQIRGAVDLSLYPREGGVSSRELVKKVSDVIWNSLSRSYFKDRAHIQSLFSFITGTKLDSSGVAFAVVGACQALGLRDVHLALSEDHAWVVFGPNGEQTAEVTWHGKGNEDRRGQTVNAGVAERSWLYLKGSYMRCDRKMEVAFMVCAINPSIDLHTDSLELLQLQQKLLWLLYDLGHLERYPMALGNLADLEELEPTPGRPDPLTLYHKGIASAKTYYRDEHIYPYMYLAGYHCRNRNVREALQAWADTATVIQDYNYCREDEEIYKEFFEVANDVIPNLLKEAASLLEAGEERPGEQTQGAQSQSSALQDPECFAHLLRFYDGICKWEEGSPTPVLHVGWATFLVQSLGRFEGQVRQKVRIVSREAEAAEAEELWGEEAREGRRRGPRRESKPEEPPPPKKPALDKGPGSGQGATSGPPRKPPGTVPGTARGPEGGSAAPAPAPAASPPPEGPVLTFQSEKMKGMKELLVATKINSSAIKLQLTAQSQVQMKKQKVSTPSDYTLSFLKRQRKGL is encoded by the exons ATGGGGCTGAAGGCCGCCCAGAAGACGCTGTTCCCGCTGCGCTCCATCGACGACGTGGTGCGCCTGTTCGCTGCCGAGCTGGGCCGAGAGGAACCGGACCTGGTGCTCCTGTCCTTGGTACTGGGCTTCGTGGAGCATTTCCTAGCTGTCAACCGCGTCATCCCCACCAATGTGCCCGAGCTCACCTTCCAGCCCAGCCCCGCGCCCGACCCTCCTGGCGGCCTTACCTACTTCCCCGTGGCCGACCTGTCCATCATCGCCGCGCTGTATGCCCGCTTCACCGCCCAGATCCGTGGCGCCGTCGACCTGTCTCTCTACCCGCGAGAGGGGGGTGTCTCCAGCCGAGAACTGGTGAAGAAGGTCTCCGATGTCATCTGGAACAGCCTCAGCCGCTCCTACTTCAAGGATCGGGCCCACATCCAGTCCCTCTTCAGCTTCATCACAG GCACTAAACTGGACAGTTCTGGTGTGGCCTTTGCCGTGGTGGGGGCCTGCCAGGCTCTGGGTCTCCGGGATGTCCACCTCGCCCTGTCTGAGGACCACGCCTGGGTAGTGTTTGGGCCCAACGGAGAACAGACAGCTGAGGTCACCTGGCACGGCAAGGGCAACGAGGATCGCAGGGGCCAGACGGTCAACGCGGGTGTGGCCGAGCGG AGCTGGCTGTACCTGAAAGGATCGTACATGCGCTGCGACCGCAAGATGGAGGTGGCATTTATGGTGTGTGCCATCAACCCTTCCATTGACCTGCACACCGACTCCCTGGAACTGCTGCAGCTGCAGCAG AAGCTGCTCTGGCTGCTCTACGACCTGGGACATCTGGAAAG GTACCCCATGGCGCTGGGGAACCTGGCAGATCTGGAGGAACTGGAACCCACCCCTGGCCGACCAGACCCACTCACCCTCTACCACAAG ggcaTTGCCTCGGCCAAGACCTACTACCGGGATGAGCACATCTACCCCTACATGTACCTGGCTGGCTACCACTGTCGCAACCGCAACGTGCGCGAAGCCCTGCAGGCCTGGGCTGACACGGCCACTGTCATCCAGGA CTACAACTACTGCCGCGAGGACGAGGAGATCTACAAGGAGTTCTTCGAAGTAGCTAATGATGTCATCCCCAACCTGCTGAAGGAGGCAGCTAGCCTGCTGGAGGCCGGCGAGGAGCGGCCGGGGGAGCAGACCCAG GGTGCCCAGAGCCAGAGTTCCGCCCTCCAGGATCCAGAGTGCTTCGCCCACCTGCTGCGATTCTATGATGGCATCTGCAAATGGGAAGAGGGCAGCCCCACGCCCGTGCTGCACGTGGGCTGGGCCACCTTCCTCGTGCAGTCCCTAGGCCGATTTGAGGGGCAG GTGCGGCAGAAGGTGCGCATAGTGAGCCGCGAGGCCGAGGCGGCCGAGGCGGAAGAGCTGTGGGGCGAGGAAGCCCGGGAAGGACGGCGGCGAGGCCCGCGGCGTGAGTCCAAGCCAGAGGAGCCGCCGCCGCCTAAGAAACCGGCGCTGGACAAGGGCCCGGGCTCCGGCCAGGGTGCGACGTCGGGACCCCCGCGGAAACCCCCAGGGACAGTCCCGGGCACTGCCCGCGGCCCAGAAGGAGGCAGTGCGGCTCCAGCCCCTGCGCCCGCAGCGTCGCCACCACCCGAGGGGCCGGTGCTCACTTTCCAGAGCGAGAAGATGAAGGGCATGAAGGAGCTGCTGGTGGCCACCAAGATCAACTCGAGCGCCATCAAGCTGCAGCTCACGGCGCAGTCGCAAGTGCAGATGAAGAAGCAGAAGGTGTCTACACCTAGCGACTACACTCTTTCCTTCCTCAAGCGCCAGCGCAAAGGCCTCTGA